A DNA window from Luteolibacter luteus contains the following coding sequences:
- a CDS encoding zeta toxin family protein produces MTRVVIVLAGGGGSGKSSVLKRLNIPRDLVIDTTLSWENYARKTIAEIEASGRRAVVLYVHRPFARASEDGVIGRYLDGKEEGNPRLVPLRVAAEAHVGAQETALMLAQQGIRVIVMENSGALGTAKREDIEFLKKNIYTTYRERKREAGPDDHRRDDRNGRKGRRGGSEEGAGRGREQAIARLIAEGHAILERYRREGKLTDAEARAFRGEGNGGPDGDKDGGDGSPGDGRISFSISPRRPGIPEGPGSGSDSISKPTQGIAGNAAALDKNPNSNYDSTDERKTDNEGNHAHGDSIRNASPERTPRKGKDGVRELVARAKGAGTLRPGGEGAEFSTVLLGKEGVLKFPKKAGFIIYDRNGRISNRSGIEAAREKAMLIEALGGFPTEVIENDDGSFFVYQEFGDEISEAEYASLIVPKLNQQPLGGGIYRVELHGKTYQIGDLHRENFRKDKNGDIRITDLAGGEIDP; encoded by the coding sequence GTGACCCGCGTTGTAATCGTCCTCGCTGGCGGAGGAGGTAGCGGCAAGTCATCGGTCTTGAAGCGCCTGAATATCCCGCGGGATCTGGTCATTGATACGACGCTCTCATGGGAGAACTATGCGCGCAAGACCATCGCGGAAATCGAAGCAAGCGGAAGGAGAGCGGTCGTGCTCTACGTCCACCGCCCCTTTGCAAGGGCCTCTGAGGATGGCGTGATTGGAAGATACCTGGACGGCAAGGAGGAAGGCAATCCGCGCCTTGTGCCCCTACGAGTGGCCGCAGAAGCCCACGTCGGAGCTCAGGAAACTGCGCTCATGCTGGCCCAGCAAGGCATCAGGGTCATTGTCATGGAAAACTCTGGCGCTCTTGGCACTGCAAAGCGCGAAGACATTGAATTCCTGAAGAAAAACATCTACACTACATACCGTGAGCGGAAACGAGAAGCCGGGCCGGATGACCATCGACGAGATGACCGAAATGGTCGCAAAGGCCGCAGAGGAGGCTCTGAAGAAGGTGCAGGAAGAGGTCGCGAGCAAGCAATCGCCCGACTCATCGCCGAAGGACACGCCATCCTCGAGCGCTACCGGCGGGAAGGAAAGCTGACCGACGCCGAGGCCCGCGCCTTCCGCGGGGAAGGCAACGGAGGACCGGATGGCGACAAGGATGGAGGCGATGGATCGCCGGGAGACGGACGCATCTCCTTCTCCATTTCCCCTAGGCGCCCGGGCATACCGGAAGGCCCTGGCAGCGGGAGCGATAGCATAAGCAAGCCAACCCAAGGGATCGCGGGCAATGCCGCCGCCCTTGATAAGAATCCAAATTCCAACTATGATTCAACTGATGAGCGAAAGACGGATAACGAAGGTAACCATGCGCATGGAGACTCCATCCGAAACGCGTCTCCGGAACGAACTCCAAGAAAAGGGAAGGACGGAGTCCGGGAACTTGTCGCCCGAGCAAAGGGAGCGGGAACTCTTAGACCTGGTGGAGAAGGTGCTGAGTTCAGCACCGTCCTCCTCGGAAAAGAAGGAGTCCTGAAGTTCCCCAAGAAAGCGGGATTCATCATTTACGACCGAAATGGTCGAATCTCAAACCGCAGCGGCATCGAGGCAGCTCGGGAGAAGGCGATGCTGATCGAGGCCTTGGGAGGATTCCCAACGGAGGTCATTGAGAACGATGACGGGAGTTTCTTCGTTTATCAGGAGTTCGGCGATGAAATTAGCGAGGCGGAATATGCCAGCCTGATTGTCCCGAAGCTGAATCAGCAGCCACTCGGAGGAGGCATTTATCGAGTCGAACTCCACGGCAAGACTTACCAGATCGGCGACCTGCACCGAGAGAACTTCCGCAAAGACAAGAACGGCGATATCCGCATCACCGACCTAGCCGGCGGAGAGATTGATCCGTAA
- a CDS encoding JAB domain-containing protein gives MEGSASFHDIVLGQSVMEAKEKVRHFTNTLNAGATGSTVIHEYGHVFLNDAVAAGRITLQEAAEAMRAFDTVQQGKRERRGPAPQGNPQTADRPLSFLREGRLNFTSVSEAVSEFLESEVLRRTKTNGRRGLPPAIISRNTARATKLAPGSVPKFARFLKTVRELFGLVFQRAQATRNTIEEGETDAQADKAAPSQRISRKQLGSFFLAEGDLNGDKLERAIDETTDSLAGNDGTGRPRDGGLGKFLGEFSGFMKRVAEGGPGAPQPGGKAASILLADRLTHQIESWKPVGSIVKGPEDIFALNQAFRNPWFKSIRLMAIHPETGAVISARVHSMGTTSRLSSDLNDIMGFMEEIRGEHPFAELVISTNHPGGDPRPTAQDQDLHAKARKLADELGIPLADYVITNGTRGWSMAQNEEFTMPEQMAVTWAATERSEMTMLQDTHLQRDLAATLRASNPDVNWVVYLDEGYRARAMNVLPDDPEEAAKVILRDTWEQGTKNLVLFPGTANQNSEQWAQPVEDILGTHRTRHPAIAIPGEPDSPSGSNLGEGGARPYLASFPSLAEGQSGEMIHGIDSERISSYLQSRGHEGGQLEQATRRTERLLKIREAGGPLAITDFVSDAGRSVREDERSQSELFPTFVEQALSGDSSSAFPDLEPGGRPVGILLQEMIDRAIPEWNPLGKTVESAEDIFALNAVFRNPWFESVRLMAISPSSGEVIASSIHSVGNIYRTSGEVSDMIGFILAAREIDPEATLVISHNHPGGDPRPSEDDKALQEDLQSFADDLGIPIMDHVITNGTRGWSMKDGWSPKWMSLGAPSSDSICRAPRIIANCGIWAWHYVQRTNR, from the coding sequence ATGGAAGGCAGCGCCAGCTTCCACGACATCGTCCTCGGCCAAAGCGTCATGGAGGCGAAGGAAAAGGTCCGCCACTTCACCAATACCCTCAATGCCGGTGCCACCGGCAGCACCGTCATCCATGAATACGGCCACGTCTTCCTCAATGACGCCGTCGCCGCCGGACGCATCACCCTTCAGGAAGCCGCCGAAGCCATGCGCGCCTTCGACACCGTACAGCAGGGCAAGCGCGAACGCCGCGGTCCAGCCCCTCAAGGCAACCCGCAAACGGCAGATCGTCCGCTCAGTTTCTTGCGGGAGGGCAGGTTGAACTTCACCTCGGTCAGCGAGGCTGTGAGCGAGTTCCTGGAATCCGAAGTCTTGCGCCGCACGAAGACCAATGGCCGTCGCGGACTTCCCCCTGCCATCATCTCGCGGAACACCGCCAGAGCCACCAAGCTGGCACCGGGCTCCGTCCCGAAATTCGCCCGCTTCCTGAAAACCGTGCGCGAACTTTTCGGTCTCGTCTTCCAGCGTGCGCAGGCCACAAGGAATACGATTGAAGAGGGAGAGACGGATGCTCAAGCAGACAAGGCCGCTCCAAGCCAAAGGATCTCGCGAAAGCAACTTGGAAGCTTCTTCCTCGCTGAGGGCGACCTTAATGGAGACAAGCTTGAGCGGGCCATTGACGAAACCACGGATTCACTTGCTGGCAATGATGGAACTGGAAGACCGAGAGATGGTGGCCTGGGCAAATTCCTTGGAGAGTTCTCCGGCTTCATGAAGCGGGTGGCTGAAGGAGGACCTGGCGCACCGCAGCCCGGTGGCAAGGCGGCCAGCATCCTCTTGGCAGACCGCCTCACTCATCAGATCGAGTCATGGAAGCCGGTAGGCTCCATCGTCAAGGGCCCTGAGGACATCTTCGCCCTCAACCAAGCCTTCCGGAATCCATGGTTCAAGTCGATCCGCCTGATGGCGATCCATCCGGAGACCGGCGCGGTGATCAGCGCACGGGTCCACTCCATGGGCACCACCAGCCGCCTCTCCAGCGACCTCAATGACATCATGGGCTTCATGGAGGAAATCCGCGGAGAGCATCCCTTTGCGGAATTGGTCATCTCCACCAACCACCCCGGCGGCGATCCCCGGCCAACCGCACAGGACCAGGACCTCCACGCCAAGGCACGAAAGCTCGCCGATGAACTCGGCATCCCGCTGGCGGACTACGTCATCACCAATGGCACCCGCGGCTGGAGCATGGCGCAGAACGAGGAGTTCACCATGCCGGAACAAATGGCCGTGACGTGGGCCGCAACAGAGCGCTCGGAGATGACTATGCTTCAGGATACTCACCTTCAACGGGACCTAGCCGCCACCCTGCGTGCAAGCAATCCCGATGTGAATTGGGTTGTCTATCTCGACGAGGGCTACCGGGCCAGAGCCATGAACGTCTTGCCTGACGATCCGGAGGAAGCCGCCAAGGTGATCCTGCGCGACACTTGGGAACAAGGGACGAAGAACCTTGTTCTCTTCCCCGGGACAGCAAATCAGAATAGCGAGCAATGGGCCCAGCCTGTTGAAGACATCCTAGGCACTCACCGCACGCGACACCCTGCCATCGCCATCCCCGGAGAGCCGGACTCGCCCTCAGGGAGCAATCTTGGGGAAGGCGGCGCCCGCCCTTACCTCGCTAGCTTCCCCTCCTTGGCGGAAGGCCAATCCGGAGAAATGATCCATGGCATTGATTCGGAGCGGATCTCAAGTTATCTTCAATCCCGAGGCCATGAAGGAGGACAACTCGAACAAGCTACCCGACGAACGGAACGCCTTCTTAAAATTCGAGAAGCGGGAGGGCCGTTGGCTATCACCGACTTTGTATCTGACGCCGGAAGGAGTGTACGAGAAGATGAGCGTTCCCAATCCGAACTTTTCCCCACCTTCGTCGAGCAAGCCCTCTCTGGAGACAGCTCCTCCGCCTTCCCAGACCTAGAACCAGGAGGCAGGCCAGTCGGCATTCTCCTGCAAGAGATGATCGACCGAGCCATCCCCGAGTGGAATCCCTTGGGTAAAACCGTCGAAAGCGCGGAAGACATCTTCGCCCTCAATGCGGTCTTCCGAAACCCTTGGTTTGAGTCCGTGCGACTGATGGCGATATCCCCGTCGTCCGGCGAGGTGATCGCATCCTCCATCCACTCGGTGGGAAACATCTACAGAACTTCGGGTGAAGTCAGCGACATGATCGGCTTCATCCTGGCCGCTCGGGAGATCGATCCTGAAGCAACTCTTGTGATCTCGCACAACCATCCGGGAGGAGACCCGAGACCCAGCGAGGACGACAAAGCCCTTCAAGAAGACCTGCAGAGCTTTGCCGACGATCTCGGCATCCCGATCATGGACCATGTGATCACGAATGGCACTCGGGGTTGGAGCATGAAGGATGGATGGAGCCCGAAATGGATGTCCCTTGGAGCTCCATCGAGCGACTCGATATGCCGCGCGCCGCGGATAATCGCCAATTGCGGGATCTGGGCGTGGCACTACGTGCAGCGAACGAATCGGTGA